One region of Mycolicibacterium lutetiense genomic DNA includes:
- a CDS encoding zinc-binding dehydrogenase produces MWSYRLVAPYTFERQDLSEPSPESLTDGQVLLDFLAAGICGSDLPGFRGTQGKLPGDTGCCAAEMNGFPVHEIVGEVLASRHPDHRPGERVVGWASGFDGLMGRVVADGHGLVSYDPALTPELAVGLQPLACVLYALEQLPDLDGRHVAIIGQGSIGLLFAYVAKVFGAAQVTGVDPVDRASVSTRFGVDHPIRATSDRWVRHLAPTGKPDVVIEAVGHQVATLNHALEAAAFGGTVFYFGVPDDDSYPISMRTMLRNNLTLKSGVTLDRQRVLRRADEFAREHPDLLPGYVTDTFGSDDVQAAFELACRPVPDRVKIAITR; encoded by the coding sequence GTGTGGTCATATCGGCTCGTCGCCCCGTATACGTTTGAACGGCAGGATCTTTCAGAGCCATCACCGGAGTCGTTGACCGACGGCCAGGTGCTGCTGGACTTTCTGGCCGCCGGGATCTGCGGCAGCGATCTCCCCGGATTCCGCGGCACGCAGGGCAAGTTACCGGGGGACACCGGCTGCTGTGCGGCGGAGATGAACGGCTTCCCGGTCCACGAGATCGTCGGTGAGGTGCTGGCCAGTCGCCATCCGGACCATCGACCGGGGGAGCGGGTGGTGGGTTGGGCGTCGGGCTTCGACGGTCTGATGGGCCGCGTGGTCGCCGACGGCCACGGGTTGGTGTCCTACGACCCGGCCCTGACCCCGGAGCTGGCTGTCGGTCTGCAGCCGCTGGCATGTGTCCTCTACGCGCTGGAGCAGCTACCGGATCTGGACGGCCGCCATGTCGCGATCATCGGACAGGGTTCGATCGGATTGTTGTTCGCCTATGTGGCAAAGGTTTTCGGTGCCGCACAGGTCACCGGTGTCGATCCGGTGGACCGTGCTTCGGTGAGCACCCGATTCGGAGTTGACCATCCCATCCGGGCCACGAGCGATCGTTGGGTCAGACACCTGGCGCCGACCGGTAAGCCCGATGTCGTCATCGAGGCCGTCGGACATCAGGTCGCCACGCTGAACCACGCATTGGAAGCGGCTGCGTTCGGGGGCACGGTGTTCTACTTCGGGGTGCCCGACGACGACAGCTATCCGATCAGCATGCGCACCATGCTCCGCAACAACCTCACCCTGAAATCCGGTGTCACCCTGGACCGTCAGCGCGTGCTGCGCCGGGCCGACGAGTTCGCCCGGGAGCATCCGGACCTGTTACCCGGCTACGTGACCGACACCTTCGGTTCGGACGATGTGCAGGCGGCGTTCGAACTCGCGTGCCGTCCGGTGCCCGACCGCGTCAAGATCGCGATCACCCGATGA
- a CDS encoding cytochrome P450: MNQPVLQGFTYDPFDPDVMANPLPYYRTLRDEYPVYYIDKWDTFALSRFDDIWNMLGVNDGTFVASEGTLPAATVLAHRNDSAVQDPPLHPMPFHANFDSPIYEDVRRCTSAQFRPRSAAKLADKIRMLANERLDELLPRGKFDLTQDYGGIVAAAMVCEFVGLPVDLAPEVLETVNAGSLAQPGEGVEVGNARPGYLSYLTPIIERRRADGHDGSVPIADALIDFRLPDGSAFGDMEAAVQMLGVFIGGTETVPKITATGLWQLLRHPDQLAAVRSDLDGNVPVAREEIIRHSAPAQWFARTVRRPYTVHGTTINPGQRVITLLASAARDEREYDNPDDFIWNRPIERLLSFGHGQHFCLGVHVARLEVTIMIQEFLRRVPDYHIDEAAASRPPSSFQWGWNNIPVEV, encoded by the coding sequence ATGAATCAGCCCGTACTGCAAGGTTTCACCTACGACCCGTTCGATCCAGACGTGATGGCCAACCCTCTGCCGTACTACCGGACCCTGCGCGACGAGTACCCGGTGTACTACATCGACAAGTGGGACACCTTTGCGCTGTCGCGGTTCGACGACATCTGGAACATGCTCGGGGTCAACGACGGAACTTTCGTTGCGTCCGAGGGGACGCTGCCCGCCGCAACCGTCCTTGCGCATCGCAACGACAGTGCCGTGCAGGATCCGCCATTGCACCCCATGCCCTTCCATGCCAACTTCGATTCGCCGATCTACGAAGACGTGCGGCGGTGCACGTCAGCGCAGTTCCGGCCGCGGTCGGCGGCCAAGCTGGCCGACAAGATCCGAATGCTGGCCAACGAGCGCCTCGATGAGTTGTTACCGCGCGGCAAGTTCGACCTGACGCAGGATTACGGCGGCATCGTCGCCGCCGCGATGGTCTGCGAATTCGTCGGATTACCAGTCGATCTCGCGCCAGAAGTGCTGGAGACGGTCAACGCCGGCAGCCTCGCCCAACCCGGGGAAGGTGTCGAGGTCGGCAACGCCCGCCCCGGCTACCTGTCGTACCTCACTCCGATCATCGAGCGCCGCCGCGCGGACGGTCATGACGGCAGCGTCCCGATCGCCGATGCCCTGATCGATTTCCGGTTGCCCGACGGATCGGCCTTCGGAGACATGGAAGCCGCCGTGCAGATGCTCGGCGTCTTCATCGGCGGTACCGAAACCGTGCCCAAGATCACCGCGACCGGACTCTGGCAGCTGCTGCGGCACCCCGACCAATTGGCCGCGGTCCGTTCCGATCTCGACGGGAACGTACCGGTCGCCCGGGAGGAGATCATCCGGCACAGTGCACCCGCCCAGTGGTTCGCCCGCACCGTCCGGAGGCCCTACACCGTCCACGGCACCACCATCAACCCCGGTCAACGCGTCATCACGCTGTTGGCCTCGGCGGCCCGAGACGAACGGGAATACGACAATCCGGACGACTTCATCTGGAACCGGCCCATCGAACGGCTGTTGTCGTTCGGCCATGGCCAGCATTTCTGCCTCGGCGTCCACGTGGCGCGGTTGGAGGTCACGATCATGATCCAGGAATTCCTCAGACGCGTGCCCGACTATCACATCGACGAGGCTGCGGCATCCCGGCCGCCCTCGAGCTTCCAGTGGGGCTGGAACAACATCCCCGTGGAGGTGTGA
- a CDS encoding NIPSNAP family protein: MKKFYGHTLLYLHETIDLGSGRTDRFTGDERSREENFTRVFGEVYQPMMEELGARLFSMWETTPYNGHWPQVTIIWEIDAFADYARIGKAQAVGGSHEKPALQWAAYLSEVGARGEGRIMYAGKYNRTLAQLQEAKFGAGLVIQEIMETKPGKQDDYIRELERLYVPWSESTGKRWLGSFITTFRFNEVIHYWALDDDWDCFENHYPSWKGDPPAEIVTWMSVAPALRDGWEDSILSALPPSPLK, translated from the coding sequence ATGAAGAAGTTCTACGGCCACACGCTGCTGTATCTGCACGAGACCATCGACCTCGGGTCGGGCCGGACCGATCGGTTCACCGGCGATGAGCGCTCGCGCGAAGAGAATTTCACCAGAGTCTTCGGCGAGGTCTATCAGCCGATGATGGAGGAACTCGGCGCCCGCCTGTTCTCGATGTGGGAAACCACGCCCTACAACGGGCACTGGCCACAAGTGACGATCATCTGGGAGATCGACGCCTTCGCCGACTATGCCCGGATCGGCAAGGCGCAGGCGGTCGGCGGCAGCCACGAGAAGCCCGCACTGCAGTGGGCTGCCTACCTGTCCGAGGTCGGGGCCCGCGGTGAGGGTCGAATCATGTACGCCGGCAAGTACAACCGGACACTGGCGCAGCTCCAAGAGGCAAAATTCGGTGCCGGCCTGGTGATCCAGGAGATCATGGAGACCAAGCCGGGCAAGCAGGACGACTACATCCGGGAACTGGAGCGGCTGTACGTGCCGTGGTCGGAGAGCACGGGCAAGCGCTGGCTGGGCTCGTTCATCACGACCTTCCGGTTCAATGAGGTGATCCACTACTGGGCGCTCGACGACGACTGGGACTGTTTCGAGAACCACTACCCGTCGTGGAAGGGGGACCCACCCGCGGAGATCGTTACCTGGATGAGTGTGGCCCCCGCTCTTCGCGACGGCTGGGAGGATTCCATACTTTCGGCCCTGCCGCCGTCGCCCCTGAAGTAG
- a CDS encoding SMP-30/gluconolactonase/LRE family protein has protein sequence MTAGTEQTGTSELAHGFCFGEGPRWFEGLLWFSDMLGEAVHTVTLSGSMTTLPVPGHSPSGLGFRPDGTLLIVSTERRQVLRYDGDTVVTLADLSDLVPAALGDMVVDEHGRAYVGSQARTDGVIVRIDPDDRVTVVAEQLDFPNGMVITPDGSTMIVAESTARRLSAFTIRPDGSLTDRRVFADGLDGPPDGLAIDAEGGVWAALTLAHEFQRIAPEGSAITHRIDAGQRTAIACALGGTEGRTLFLVTTTDAYPERLIGTKLSRVEALMVETPAPGDHDSHHHH, from the coding sequence GTGACGGCGGGAACCGAACAAACGGGGACATCCGAACTGGCGCATGGTTTCTGTTTCGGCGAGGGGCCGCGCTGGTTCGAAGGCCTGCTGTGGTTCTCCGACATGCTGGGCGAAGCCGTGCACACGGTCACGCTGTCGGGCTCCATGACCACCCTGCCCGTACCCGGACACTCCCCGTCCGGGTTGGGTTTTCGGCCCGACGGCACCCTGCTGATCGTGTCCACCGAGCGCCGCCAGGTACTGCGCTACGACGGCGACACCGTCGTAACGCTGGCCGATCTCAGCGACCTGGTCCCCGCAGCCCTCGGTGACATGGTGGTCGACGAGCATGGGCGGGCCTATGTCGGATCCCAGGCCCGGACCGACGGGGTGATCGTGCGCATCGACCCCGATGACCGAGTGACCGTGGTGGCCGAGCAGCTCGACTTTCCGAACGGCATGGTGATCACCCCGGACGGCAGCACCATGATCGTCGCGGAGTCCACGGCGCGACGGCTGAGCGCGTTCACGATCCGCCCTGACGGCAGCCTCACCGACCGACGGGTGTTCGCCGACGGCCTCGACGGCCCTCCCGACGGTCTCGCGATCGACGCCGAGGGCGGGGTGTGGGCGGCATTGACCCTGGCCCACGAGTTCCAACGCATCGCTCCCGAAGGTTCTGCGATCACGCACCGGATCGACGCCGGGCAACGCACCGCCATCGCATGCGCCCTGGGCGGCACCGAGGGACGCACCCTGTTCCTGGTCACCACCACCGACGCGTATCCGGAGCGGCTCATCGGCACCAAGCTGTCGCGGGTCGAGGCGCTGATGGTCGAAACGCCCGCACCGGGCGATCACGACTCTCACCATCACCACTGA
- a CDS encoding thioesterase family protein, with the protein MSDSYYELIDENDPIGEKFAATDMARGTWSAAIQHGAPVSALLVRALERCEHRADTRLSRVAIDLMGGVPSEGDLWVRAQLERPGKQIELVSAEMLAPGPDGAPRVVARASGWRMLQMDTTAIAHTGVEPLPPLEQARSRDMAKNWEANYVHSVDWRWLTVPQAPGPGESWLKPTVDVVKGESMTPLQRLFAVADDANGIGSKIDIRKWTFLNTDLVVHIHRVPDGEWIGIRADTNYGPDGIGATVGTLFDQSGAVGAIQQSVLVRPRPPKK; encoded by the coding sequence ATGTCTGACTCTTACTACGAGCTGATCGACGAGAACGACCCGATCGGTGAGAAGTTCGCTGCAACCGATATGGCGCGCGGAACCTGGTCGGCCGCCATCCAGCACGGCGCACCGGTGTCGGCGTTGTTGGTGCGGGCACTGGAACGCTGCGAACACCGCGCCGACACCCGGTTGAGCCGGGTGGCCATCGATCTGATGGGCGGGGTGCCGTCGGAGGGCGACCTGTGGGTGCGGGCACAGCTGGAGCGGCCGGGCAAGCAGATCGAACTGGTCAGCGCAGAAATGCTGGCGCCCGGGCCGGATGGCGCGCCGCGGGTGGTGGCGCGGGCCAGCGGGTGGCGGATGCTGCAGATGGACACCACCGCGATCGCGCACACCGGCGTCGAGCCGCTACCGCCGCTGGAGCAGGCCCGCAGCCGCGACATGGCCAAGAACTGGGAGGCCAACTACGTGCACAGCGTGGACTGGCGCTGGCTGACCGTGCCGCAGGCACCGGGCCCGGGTGAGTCCTGGCTCAAGCCGACGGTCGACGTGGTCAAGGGCGAGTCGATGACCCCGTTGCAGCGGTTGTTCGCGGTCGCCGACGACGCCAACGGCATCGGCTCCAAGATCGACATCCGCAAGTGGACGTTCCTCAACACCGACCTGGTGGTGCACATCCACCGGGTACCCGACGGAGAGTGGATCGGCATCCGCGCCGACACCAATTACGGACCCGACGGCATCGGTGCCACCGTGGGGACGCTGTTCGACCAGTCCGGCGCGGTCGGTGCCATCCAGCAGTCTGTGCTTGTGCGACCCCGCCCACCCAAGAAGTAG
- a CDS encoding alpha-hydroxy acid oxidase — protein sequence MSPAFQYRLRTPVPLVSVEDYRTAARRALPAMVWAYLDGGAEDERTLRANREAFAKWSLRQRVLAGHAGADIGVTIGGQQLELPVVLAPTGLTGLAHWSGELAAAQAAERAGTRLALSTASSYSIEEVAGGTSADHWFQLYPWGDGPFSDSMLSRARDAGYRTLVVTVDVPAQGNRTGERRTGMGHPPILTPRRIADAAIRPNWWYGLLRHQRMTMRSLTHTAGAKGAVESVSIQNRRMRPDLSWRDVAALGERWDGPFVVKGVLEPEDAVRAVDEVGATGVVVSNHGGRQLNGARASVDALPDVADAVGERATVLLDSGVRTGTDIVTALALGADAVMIGRPYIYGLAVAGGAGVGAVLDILAAEIRSTLTLMGVASVADLTRDVLRRADA from the coding sequence ATGAGCCCGGCTTTTCAGTACCGGCTGCGCACCCCGGTCCCGCTGGTCAGCGTCGAGGACTACCGGACCGCTGCCCGCCGGGCCCTGCCCGCCATGGTGTGGGCGTATCTGGACGGGGGCGCCGAGGATGAGCGCACATTGCGGGCCAATCGTGAGGCGTTCGCGAAGTGGTCTCTGCGCCAACGGGTGCTGGCCGGCCACGCCGGCGCGGACATCGGTGTGACGATCGGCGGGCAACAGCTCGAGCTGCCTGTGGTGCTGGCGCCCACCGGGCTCACCGGCCTGGCGCACTGGTCCGGCGAACTCGCTGCCGCGCAGGCGGCCGAACGTGCCGGGACCAGGTTGGCCCTGTCCACGGCGTCGTCGTACTCCATCGAGGAGGTCGCCGGCGGTACCTCGGCAGACCACTGGTTCCAGCTGTATCCCTGGGGTGATGGCCCCTTCTCGGATTCCATGCTCAGCCGGGCCCGTGACGCCGGGTACCGGACCCTGGTGGTGACCGTCGACGTTCCGGCGCAGGGCAATCGAACCGGGGAGCGGCGCACCGGTATGGGGCATCCGCCGATCCTCACCCCGCGGCGCATCGCCGACGCGGCCATCCGCCCGAACTGGTGGTACGGGTTGTTGCGGCACCAGCGAATGACGATGCGCAGCCTCACCCACACCGCGGGCGCCAAGGGCGCCGTGGAATCCGTCAGCATCCAGAACCGGCGGATGCGGCCCGACCTGAGTTGGCGTGATGTGGCGGCGCTCGGCGAGCGCTGGGACGGCCCGTTCGTCGTCAAAGGCGTGCTGGAACCCGAGGACGCGGTCCGCGCGGTCGACGAGGTGGGGGCGACCGGAGTGGTGGTGTCCAATCATGGTGGGCGCCAACTGAATGGTGCACGTGCCTCGGTCGATGCGCTGCCCGATGTCGCCGACGCGGTCGGCGAGCGTGCCACCGTCTTGCTCGACAGTGGCGTGCGGACCGGCACCGACATCGTCACGGCCCTGGCCCTTGGCGCCGACGCGGTGATGATCGGCCGGCCCTATATCTACGGGCTGGCCGTGGCCGGTGGCGCCGGGGTGGGCGCGGTGCTCGACATCCTGGCCGCCGAGATCCGCTCGACACTGACCCTGATGGGTGTCGCGAGTGTGGCCGACCTGACCCGTGACGTTCTTCGGCGAGCAGACGCTTAG
- a CDS encoding cyclase family protein, with the protein MSFKDLGRELSNWGRWGPDDQIGTLNLVEPHHVRAAAGEVRSGKVFQLSIPVGGDGPQSGIGGRINPVHLMSMQPRDWEPHGLQVADDWIIMPLQSGTQWDALSHVAYDDKLYNGYSTDEVRTRAGARQLAVDAFTDRIAGRGVLLDIARLHGADWLEGGTAITPADLEAAEQTQGVTVGEADFLLVRTGWRGRLLARGRDDWMSTEPGLGIDCARWLRDRGVAAVGSDNWAIEVIPSETGETLPLHCILIRDMGMPLAEILDLDALAADCAGDGVWSFLFVAPPLHISNAVGSPVTPIAIK; encoded by the coding sequence GTGAGTTTCAAGGATCTGGGCCGCGAACTGTCCAATTGGGGCCGATGGGGGCCCGACGACCAGATCGGGACCCTCAACCTCGTCGAGCCGCATCACGTGCGGGCCGCCGCCGGTGAAGTCCGCTCGGGCAAGGTGTTTCAACTGAGCATCCCGGTGGGCGGGGACGGGCCGCAGAGCGGAATCGGCGGCCGGATCAACCCGGTGCACCTGATGTCGATGCAGCCCAGAGACTGGGAACCGCACGGGCTGCAGGTCGCCGACGACTGGATCATCATGCCGCTGCAGTCCGGCACCCAGTGGGACGCGCTGTCCCACGTCGCCTATGACGACAAGCTCTACAACGGCTACTCCACCGACGAGGTCCGCACCCGGGCCGGTGCCCGTCAACTCGCCGTCGACGCCTTCACCGATCGGATCGCCGGGCGCGGTGTGCTGCTCGACATCGCCCGGTTGCACGGGGCCGACTGGCTCGAAGGCGGCACCGCCATCACGCCGGCCGACCTGGAGGCCGCCGAACAGACACAAGGCGTGACCGTCGGAGAGGCCGACTTCCTGCTGGTGCGCACCGGTTGGCGGGGCCGACTGCTGGCCCGCGGCCGCGATGACTGGATGTCCACCGAGCCGGGCCTGGGCATCGACTGCGCACGCTGGCTACGTGACCGCGGTGTCGCGGCGGTGGGCAGTGACAACTGGGCTATCGAGGTGATCCCCAGTGAGACGGGGGAGACCCTGCCGCTGCACTGCATCCTGATCCGCGACATGGGTATGCCGCTGGCCGAGATTCTCGATCTCGACGCCCTGGCCGCCGACTGCGCAGGTGACGGGGTGTGGAGCTTCCTGTTCGTGGCGCCGCCGCTGCACATCAGCAATGCAGTCGGTTCGCCGGTCACGCCCATCGCGATCAAATGA
- a CDS encoding cytochrome P450 gives MAAMVATHFPLLSFDTTDPAFVADPWARYREIRELGGAVFNERINRWMVGEFDLVKQILSAPLQFGSERGQVEHAAVFGGPTMEFYDGPHHDRIRSIWSGDFKPRTLARLRPVITDIVRARLEPVAARLRDGETVEVVSELTRGIPTEVIAHMLGVEPEMVGQFTAWSDAMGASAEGYSMPGEHGAELIAAGKSATAQLNTYIREQLPSRTCPADDEWDLIGTMVDHEYACEHMTEQEIVASNTQLVFAGNETTAKLLAQIVATLAAHPDQRRLLQADPTLALDAVEEVHRLETVSHSIFRDVVGESVAVGDIAMADGERITLLLGAANRDPRRWEHPDNFDITRRKLSHLGFAFGLHSCLGMNLARLEAQIFLEELIETVGDWQVAGPLDYGTNYTVRGPGRVLVSLG, from the coding sequence ATGGCAGCTATGGTCGCGACCCATTTTCCGCTGCTGTCCTTCGACACCACCGACCCGGCGTTCGTCGCCGACCCATGGGCGCGCTACCGCGAGATCCGGGAGTTGGGCGGAGCGGTCTTCAACGAGCGGATCAACCGCTGGATGGTCGGCGAATTCGACCTGGTCAAGCAGATCCTCAGTGCTCCTTTACAGTTCGGCTCCGAACGCGGCCAGGTGGAGCACGCCGCGGTGTTCGGCGGGCCGACGATGGAGTTCTACGACGGCCCCCACCACGACCGGATCAGGTCGATCTGGTCCGGGGATTTCAAGCCCAGGACATTGGCCCGGCTGCGTCCGGTCATCACCGATATCGTGCGGGCCCGGCTGGAACCGGTCGCTGCCAGGCTGCGTGACGGGGAAACGGTCGAGGTCGTCTCGGAGCTCACCCGTGGGATCCCGACCGAGGTGATCGCGCACATGCTCGGGGTGGAACCGGAGATGGTCGGCCAATTCACCGCATGGAGCGACGCGATGGGCGCCTCCGCGGAGGGCTACAGCATGCCCGGCGAGCACGGTGCCGAGTTGATCGCGGCCGGCAAAAGCGCGACAGCCCAACTCAATACCTACATTCGCGAACAGCTGCCCAGCCGAACGTGCCCAGCCGACGACGAATGGGACCTGATCGGGACCATGGTCGACCACGAATACGCCTGCGAGCACATGACCGAACAGGAGATTGTCGCGAGCAACACCCAACTGGTGTTCGCCGGCAACGAGACCACCGCCAAGCTGCTCGCCCAGATCGTGGCGACCCTGGCCGCCCACCCGGATCAACGCCGACTCCTCCAGGCCGATCCCACCTTGGCGCTCGATGCAGTGGAAGAAGTACATCGCCTGGAAACTGTGTCGCACTCCATCTTCCGCGACGTGGTCGGCGAATCTGTCGCTGTCGGTGACATTGCCATGGCCGACGGTGAACGGATCACCCTGCTACTGGGCGCGGCCAACCGCGATCCAAGACGCTGGGAGCACCCCGACAACTTCGACATCACCCGGCGCAAGCTGTCCCACCTGGGATTCGCCTTCGGCCTGCACAGCTGCCTGGGCATGAACCTGGCTCGCCTCGAAGCCCAGATCTTCCTCGAGGAACTGATCGAGACGGTGGGCGACTGGCAGGTGGCCGGGCCGCTGGACTACGGCACCAACTACACCGTCCGCGGGCCCGGCCGGGTGCTGGTGTCGTTGGGCTGA
- a CDS encoding ferredoxin, whose amino-acid sequence MRLEVDLGRCTGHGICESIAEDVFEVSDEGMVQIRGGDHPESDRERLQQAVTQCPAGALRMLG is encoded by the coding sequence ATGCGACTCGAAGTCGATCTGGGCAGGTGCACCGGCCACGGCATCTGCGAATCGATCGCCGAGGATGTGTTCGAGGTTTCTGACGAGGGCATGGTGCAGATCCGCGGCGGCGATCACCCGGAGAGCGACCGGGAACGGTTGCAGCAGGCTGTGACTCAGTGCCCGGCGGGTGCCCTACGGATGCTGGGCTGA
- a CDS encoding cytochrome P450: MTVASSPQAREYSPFDITSHDFWSQPFARRDETFAQLRAADGLSWHQPLSTLFDVVEPGFWAVTRRADIQFVSQHPELFTSTQGVALDPMPADVQKFATFFLMMDPPEHTTYRRLISSAFTPRNVRKIEEQIHRNAVAVVDDLIGAGDVDFVEACSAQLPMRTISDMLGVPTADQPALAKAAEKLFSMSDDEFSSLEERAMATINEIMLISNTGVELAKFRRANPGDDLMTSIVNAEVDGHRLTDEEIGAFLILLASAGNDTTKQTTTHAMMALAANPDQRDWLMEDFDNRIGMATEEFVRWATPVMQFARVATEDVELAGQWISAGDKVGMFYCSANRDESVFTDPQQFDLSRSPNPQVGFGGGGPHFCLGNQLAKTELRHLFSELLTRLKTIEFGEPEMLYSSFVHGIKRVPAHIR, encoded by the coding sequence GTGACAGTTGCCAGCTCGCCGCAGGCACGCGAATACAGCCCGTTCGACATCACCTCACACGATTTCTGGAGCCAGCCGTTCGCTCGGCGTGATGAGACGTTCGCGCAACTGCGCGCCGCTGACGGATTGAGTTGGCATCAGCCGCTGTCGACCCTGTTCGATGTCGTAGAGCCCGGCTTCTGGGCCGTCACCCGCCGCGCGGACATCCAGTTCGTCAGTCAGCACCCGGAGCTGTTCACCTCGACCCAGGGTGTGGCGCTGGATCCGATGCCGGCCGACGTGCAGAAGTTCGCCACGTTCTTCCTGATGATGGATCCGCCGGAGCACACCACGTACCGCCGCCTGATCAGCTCGGCGTTCACCCCGCGCAACGTGCGCAAGATCGAAGAGCAGATTCATCGCAATGCCGTCGCCGTCGTCGATGACCTGATCGGTGCCGGCGATGTCGACTTCGTCGAGGCCTGCTCGGCGCAGCTGCCGATGCGGACGATCTCCGACATGCTCGGTGTGCCCACCGCCGATCAGCCGGCGCTGGCCAAGGCGGCCGAGAAGCTGTTCAGCATGAGCGATGACGAGTTCTCGTCGCTCGAAGAGCGGGCCATGGCCACCATCAACGAGATCATGCTGATCTCGAACACCGGCGTCGAGCTCGCCAAGTTCCGGCGGGCCAATCCCGGTGACGACCTGATGACCAGCATCGTCAATGCCGAGGTGGACGGCCACCGGCTGACCGACGAGGAGATCGGGGCGTTCCTGATCCTGCTGGCCTCGGCCGGCAATGACACCACCAAGCAGACCACGACCCACGCGATGATGGCGTTGGCCGCCAATCCGGACCAAAGAGATTGGCTGATGGAGGATTTCGACAACCGGATCGGGATGGCCACCGAGGAATTCGTGCGCTGGGCGACCCCGGTGATGCAGTTCGCCCGAGTCGCCACCGAGGACGTCGAGCTGGCGGGTCAGTGGATCAGCGCGGGCGACAAGGTGGGCATGTTCTACTGCTCCGCCAACCGGGACGAATCAGTCTTCACCGACCCGCAGCAGTTCGACCTCAGCCGCTCACCCAATCCGCAGGTCGGGTTCGGCGGCGGTGGTCCGCACTTCTGTCTGGGCAATCAGTTGGCCAAGACCGAGTTGCGACACCTGTTCAGTGAGTTGCTGACCCGGCTCAAGACGATCGAATTCGGTGAGCCCGAGATGCTTTACAGCAGCTTCGTGCACGGCATCAAGCGCGTGCCCGCGCACATCCGGTAG
- a CDS encoding TetR/AcrR family transcriptional regulator → MAEISSVDDESSTRGRILAATAEVLGANGMTKLSLSEVALQAGVSRPTLYRWFASKQELLDAFVVWERKYYEQAVAQASAGLPEDAHLDAALRTVVEYQQSYPGLRMVDIEPEHVINRLSQVIPLMRERLQRLTTGSDADIAAATAVRVAVCHYLVRSDDADDFLAQLRHAAGVKPQR, encoded by the coding sequence ATGGCGGAAATATCGTCTGTGGACGACGAGAGCAGTACCCGTGGACGCATCCTGGCCGCCACCGCCGAGGTGCTCGGGGCCAACGGGATGACAAAGCTCAGCCTGTCCGAGGTGGCCCTGCAAGCAGGGGTGTCCCGGCCGACGCTGTACCGCTGGTTCGCCTCCAAACAGGAACTGCTCGACGCATTCGTGGTGTGGGAGCGCAAGTACTACGAACAGGCGGTGGCCCAGGCCTCCGCCGGTCTGCCCGAGGACGCACACCTGGACGCCGCACTGCGAACCGTCGTCGAATATCAGCAGTCCTACCCGGGCTTGCGCATGGTCGATATCGAACCTGAACATGTCATCAACCGCCTCAGCCAGGTCATCCCGCTGATGCGGGAACGCCTACAGCGGCTCACCACCGGGTCGGACGCCGACATCGCCGCGGCCACTGCGGTGCGGGTGGCGGTCTGCCACTACCTGGTGCGCAGTGACGACGCCGACGATTTCCTCGCGCAACTGCGTCATGCCGCCGGGGTGAAGCCGCAGCGTTGA